The Chitinophaga parva genomic sequence TCAAAGAATACAGGGCCTTCCAGGCCTGCTTTGCGCAGCTGGGGCGTAAGGTCCACCTGGGAGAAAAAGCCCAGGTGATAACCCATTTGCTGCAGGTGCTGGGCTACCCCGATCATGGGATTGATATGCCCTTTTTCCGGGATGGTGACAATGAGTATTTTCTTATTGCACATAGTGACTGGCCCATTGAATTAAAGAGATCATGTTAAAAAGCAGCAGGCGGTCTGCTTCCGGTATGGTCGGTTGCCTGCTCAGTGTTTCCAGGGCTTTGCGGTCCAGGTAAGTATCAATGAAATCATGCTTTCCCGCCAGGAGCTGCTGCAGGATGGCCTGGTAAGCCGCGCCCAGCCTGGGATCGCGGGGCAGGGATGATTTTTTGCGCAGGGCCAGCGTGGCCGGCATATGGCGCAGGGCCACCTGGCGCAGCATGTACTTTTCCACGCCCATTTTAAAGCCCAGTGCAGGCCCTACCTGTGATACCGCGTACAGCATGTTCCGGTTGGCAAACGGTACGCGCGCCTCCAGCCCAAAGTGCATGGTATGGATATCCCCGTTGTGTAGCAGGCGGGCCAGCCAGCGCCGGTTTACCAGCACGCTCATGGCCAGGATGTTTTCAGTTTCGCAGCGGCCAAACTGTACCCCGGCCTTGCACACCAGCTGCCGGTATTCTGCATCCAGTTGTTGCAGCGGGTCCAGTTCCCGCCGCAGCTTAGGCGAGAGCATGGTGGCCCGTTTCTCTGCACCAAATAAATTCATCAATCCCAGGGGGCTGTGATTTACCTGGTTATTCAGTAAAAAGTAATAGCCGTAGTTGGTTTCATCCGCTGCATCGCCCACCAGCACCGCCTTCACGTGGCGGCTGGCTGCGCGCGAGAGATGGTGTTGTGAAAATTCCTGCTCCCATACGGGTATGCGCTCATTGATCCGGGCCAGTTCCCGCAGGCTGTTTTCCAGTGAAGGATGTTGAATGGTCACCTGGTGAAAACCGGCCTTGACCTGCCTGGCCACCTGTTTGGCAAAAGGCAGGTCGTCAGAATTTACAATGGTGCCGGGATCAAAGTTGATCTGGTCGTGGTTTTCAAAAGCCACGGTAAATGCCTCAATAGCCTGTGTGCTATGCTGTGCTGCCAAAGTGGCCAGCAGCGAGGAATCCAGCCCGCCACTCAGGAAAGCGCCTACCGGCACATCTGCCCGGATGGACAGGCGTACGCTTTGTTGCAGGGCATCGTCTATCTCGCTGATCAGCGTATATTCATCCCTGTTAGAGGTCTGCCAGTTAAACTGGTACCAGGTCTTGAGCCGCAGCCCATCCTGCCCAAAACGCAGCAGGGTGCCCGGTTCCAGGTAACGGATGTCCTGGAAAATGGTGTTAACCCCGTTGCCACTCAGGGAAGGCGCGATAACAAATTCCGCCAGGCGACTGGTATCCGGCAGGGGCGCCTGGTCCAGCACGCGGAGCAGCGCTTTTACTTCCGATGCGAAATAGAAAGTATCCTGCCGCACCAGGTAGGCCAAGGGCTTCACACCCAAGGGATCGCGGGCGGCAAATGCCTGTTGGTTTTGCTGGTCCCAGATCAGGAAGGAGAACATGCCGTTAAAGCGATCCAGGCAGGCCTCTCCCCATACCATGTAGGCGGCCAGCACCACTTCCGTGTCGCAGCGGGTGTGAAAGTCGTAGTGGGGCCGCAGCACTTCCCGCAGGGTGGCGTGGTTGTAGATCTCGCCGTTGTACACAATGTGATAGCGTCCACTTGGATCAGTAAAAGGTTGCGCACCGCCGGCTGCATCCAGCAGGGACAGGCGCTGGTGGCACAGGGCATGTTGCCCCAGCACCAGTGTTCTTTCATCATCCGGCCCGCGGTGGCGCTGGGCCTTGCTGATGGTTTCAATTTTTTTCCGCAACACCGGGCCGGTGTCTGCAGAAAACAGGATGCCTCCAATTCCGCACATACGTTTAACGGTTTTCCTTTTCCAGTAATTGTTTCAGCCGGGTGGCCAGGTTGGTGTATGTAAGGTACCGGTGCACGCTTTCCGGCACCAGGTGGTCATAGGGTTGGTCTTGCACCATGCAGGCGCGCACCCGGGTGCCGCTCACCTCCATGGATGTGTTCAGGTTTTTTACAGGGTAACCGGCTGTGTGTGCATACGTAATGGTACTGGTGTTGATGGTGTAGACGATATGGAAAGCCGGCAATACATATTCCAGCTCATAAAAATTCTCCAAAGAAAAACCGCTGTAGGGCAGGGCTGCAAGGTAGTGGCGCCCCGGCCAGCACTGATCCAGGTAAGGCTTTATCATCTCCAGCCGTTCACCTGCCGTGGCAAAGTCTTTTGCTGTGTGCGACTGATTAGCCACGCCCACTATGACGATGGCCTCGTCTACTTCTGCTTTCATCTGCTCCAGGTAAGCCGCGTGCCCGTTGTGGAAGGGTTGTGCCCGGGTAATGAAAATGCCGCGCTTCACCGGGGCCAATGCCGGCATGATCACCGGGGCGCCGCCAGATGGTATAACGGTAACGGGCACACGTAATGTAAGTTCCATCGCCTCCCTTTCTGCCGCATTACTGGTAAAAGCATGGACAAAGGCAGGACAAAGTATACGCCAGCGCAACCAGTGGTAATGATCCGGAAGCCCCTTGCCGGGAATGGGCAGCAGGCAGAATGGCTTTTGCAAATGCTGCCCCAGCGTGGCTTGTAATGCCGGCATCAGTTGCGAGCAAAGCATGGGGGAATGCCCTTCCAGCAGGCCTTCCGGCCGGCTGATCACAAAGATAAGCTCATCATATTCCTGTTCCAGCCGCAGTATTTCCTGCAGTTGCGCATCTGTAAAATGGCGCCAGTCCAGGGCAAGCAAGGCTCTCATACACATGGCATTTAAGTGTGAAGCTCACCATTCATAATAGTGCAGCACTTCATCAAAGCAGGGCATAAACCCAATGTTATCATCCAATACCCACACCTGATCAAACGCATTGTGGAGGTATACCAATGCCTGGTCCAGGCAAAAGAATGGCTTCCACAAAGCTTCATACAGGTCAAAGAAGCCACTGTGCAGGCGGGTTTCCGCCTGGCGGTAGTGGGCAATGGCGCTACGCAGGCGGTTGGCGTCGTAGCGGAATGTACCATCTTCGGGCCCTTCCTTACACACCCGGAATGCGGAGAAGATCACGTCTTTCTCACAGGCATCCCATTTCACCATTTCAAAATCCAGGAAGGCCGTCAGCACTTCTTTGTCAAACAAAACATTTTCCAGTTGTATATCTCCATGGATCCACTGGTAGCGGGCAGCATCCCAGGGGAATTGCAGTGCCACGGCCTGCTGCAGCTTGTAGGCAGCCTCGCAGAAACGCTCCCAATGCTTCAGTACATAACGCCCGGCTTTGGTTTGTTCCAGCACTGCGGGCGGTTGGGCAGGCATGCGGTACCACTGGTACACGCCCTGGTGGGTATCATGCACAGAAAGGATATCATACATGGCCTGGTGGAGGCCCGCCAGTTCTTTAAAAAGCAAGGCTAGCTGTTCACTGCTGCAGTGTTGCCACCACTTGCAGGGAATGTTGCCCGGTTGCAGGTAAAAAACATGCACAAACCGGTGCTGCCATTGCAACGGAGGGCCGGGGTGCTTTACCAGCCGGGGCGCATGCCGGTAACCCTGCGCTTCCAGTGATTGCAGCACATGCTCTTCCGCGCGCACACTATCTGCCCGCCGGTTGTGCCGGGCCAGCCTGGCCACGTATGCACCGTTCGCAGCCTGTACCAGGGCATTCCGGTTAGAATAGCCTCCCAGGGCGGTTACAGACAGTGGCCGTATGCCAAAATGTGCGGGTAGCAATTCCGTATATGCGAATACGTTATCCATTATCTTTTCAGATGGGCGTTGATCCTTTCCTGTACACTTTCAAACTTTTCATCGCGCAGCAGGATGCCGTTTTCAAACACGGTTTCCAGCTCATTAGCGTAAGGGCTGGATTCTGTTTCAGGGATGGTCCGGTAACCCTCCGGTGTAAGGACCAATTGCTGGCGGCCGGATTTAGAGGTCTTGAAGGATTGCACCATCTTTCCCGCGTCATTCATTTCCACCGGGTGCTTCTGCACATTCACAGGTTGCCCATTGATCTCTGCGTAAGAGCACTTGATGGCAAACTGCTGGGAGTCGCGGTCCAGGCGCTGCAGCAGGGCGCCGCCCATGCCCAGTACCAGGTTCTCCGCAGAGATGCCCGCATCTTTCAATGCTTTATAAATGCTGCGGATGCTGTCTATATTAATGCCATCGCCCTGGATCACGCGCACCTGCGGCGGTAGTACTTTGTAGCCTTTTTCATTGATGGTGCAGCCAAATTTTTCCATGAGGATGCCAAACAAATGCAGCAGGGTTTGCACCGGGTCTCCGCTGTCGGGCCGTATCACCAGGGTGCCCTGGCGCTGCAGGATGTCTTCCTTCATTGCACCGCCCCAGTATTCCGCGGCAGCGCGGAAAATATCATAGGAGTCAGACACCACGGATATAATGCCGGTGGGATAGGCCTTCAGGATATTCTGCATCACTTCCAGCTCACCTTCTTCGCCCAGCAGCGTCATGATGGAGTGCTCCGTAGCGGGCACGGAAGCCGCCATCACGGAACTTGCGCCATAAAATTTTTGCGCATACACGGCTGCTATCACGGTATCACTGCCTTTAAAGTTCAGCAGGTGGGACATACCGCCTATGCCGGCACTCTCCCCGGAGCTGGTGCCCCGGAAGCCAAAGTCGTTGAGTACAAACGGTGTTCCGCCCAAAGCCGTTGCACTGGCGGTTTCCGCGTAGTAATTCTCCACGATCTGGCGGATGTGGAAGGAGAGGGTGGCCACGGAACTGGGATACCAGGTCTGCATCAGGATGGTTTCCAGGAAGTTGGTCAGCCAGTAGCATTCGGGATCTGTGTTCTCAATGGTCATGAGCACATTGCGTACGGGAATAATGCTGCCTTCCTTTACCGCTTTAATGCACACCGGCAGGTAGCCTCCATGCTTTTCCAGGATGTAATCAAACTTGCGGCGGTCAAACACGTCATTGCGCCCAAAGACGCCATTGAGCAGGGCTTCTGCCTGGTCTATAGCCTCTTTGTTGACCACCGCACCGGTGAAGTATTTTTTGATGATGTATTGCAATCCGAAGAAAGCGGTCTCGCCAAACAGGCCACCACGGCTTTCCAGGTAAGAATATATTTTATTTGTGCCGGGATAGTACAGTTTGTGATGGGAGTATTTGTAAGCATCCGCCATCAGGATGATGTTATCGGTGTACATGGTTTACGCGTTTAAATGTGCGAGGATCTTATTAATAAAGGGGAGGTGGGCGGCATTGATAATTTCTTTTTCCAGCATAATGGGCAGGGCACTGGTATCGAACCATTGCAGGGCTTCGAGATCATCGTTTGCTTGTGGTGTACCACTCAGCAACGTAGCGGTAAAGAGCAGGCTGAGTATTTTGTCTGTTTCACCGCGGTAGCGCCAGTCATCTATTTTCACAGAGCCAAGGTACTGCATGGGCGTGGTTTCCAGGGCACCGCATTCTTCCTGCAGCTCCCGTGCGGCGGCGGCTTCATAGCTCTCATCCGTGGGGTCGGCAAAGCCGCCGGGCAGCCGCCAGGTAGCTTCATTTGGTTTCTTGCCGAGGAGCAATTGCGTATGGCCGGCATTGAGCAGTGCTATATCCACGGTAGGATACACAATATCGTAGCGGTTATAAATAGCATAGTTGATGCCCAGGCGGAAGTCGCGCGTGGTGAGTGGCTGGTCACTATGGGTTTCCCGCACGCTGGTGGCGCTGAACTCGCCAAAAGCAGGCAGGGTAGCTGTTGCCAGCTTGCCGCTGTAGGCTTTTGCAAAACTGTCGCGGCTACCGTACAAAATGAATTTTTCGCCAGGAAAGGTATTGGTCAGCAAAGCATCCAGCTGTTCAGACCATACCTTATCATCGGTATAGTCACGCAGGGGCAGCACCGGTATGGCGGGGTAGTCTGCCTTGATCATGGCTTCGCGGGTATAAAAATCAAAAGGATTATGCTTGCTGGACCTTACCGGGGCCGTGCCCAGTACCAGCACCGTGCGGTGGTGCAGCCCCGTTACATGGCGGATAAGATGATGGTGCCCTTCGTGCAGATAAGGCGTCTGGAACCTGGCGATGATAACTCCTGTGCTTTTCATTTTGTGTTATTTCTACACAAATATAATCACATATTTCCGGCATTGCCAAATAATATGTGTTAATTTTACGCATTTATTTTCAACAATGACAAATCAGATCTCGAACAGGATGCCTTCCTTCTGCAACTGGGTATAGCGCTGCTTATTGAAGGAGAACATTTTGCCCGGCCGGCCGGCGCCTTCGTTCTTTGCATACTCGTCCAGCTCGTCCAGTATTTCCAGGGAAAGTATTTTCTTCTTAAAGTTGCGCCGGTCTATGTCCCGTCCCAGCAGCGCGGCATACAGGCTTTCCAGGTCGGAGAAGGGGAATTTTTTATCCAGCAGTTCAAAGCCAATGGGCTCATAACGCAGCTTGGCCTGCACCCGCTGGATGGCTTTTTCCAGGATGTTCTTATGATCAAAAGCCAGCGCCGGCAGTTCGTTGATATTGAACCACTGCGCTACACTGGCATCGGTATCCGCTTTCAGCGCCATAAACCGGGAGGTCTTTACCAGCGCAAAATAAGCTACGGAGATAATACGCTGGCGCGGGTCGCGCTCCGGGGCACCAAAGGTGTAAAGCTGTTCCAGGTATTTCACCTCTATGCCGGTTTCTTCCCGCAGCTCCCGTTTCACCGCCGTTTCCAGCGATTCATCTTCCCCTACAAACCCGCCGGGGATGGCCCATTCATCTTTAAAAGGAGGATATTTCCTGCGGATCAGCAGTACAGACACGCCCTCACTCTTCGCGTAGCCAAATACCACCGCATCTACGGCAACACTGATGCCTGGAGTCTTTTTAACCATATGCTTTTTAAGGGTGAACGGCCGTAATAATACAATATTTACCGCACATCATCCCTTTACCTAAGATATATTGAATTTTGATTTTTCTTAATGTGTTTAGAAGGCGGTTTCCCCGGGGATAGCCATGTTGCTTTTGTGTGGAAAAACCGTACCTTTGTACTGTAATTAAATAAATTACAGAAAAGGAGTTCTTTTATAATGAACACACTCAATGATTTTAACCGGTTTACCAACAGCCTGCCCGAACAGGGGCCGCTGATGCCGGTACTCTTCATGGGCCACGGCTCGCCCATGAACGGGATAGAGACTAATGAATTTACCCGCGAATGGGCCCGCATCGCTAAAGAGATGCCCACGCCCAGCGCGGTACTGGTAGTGTCTGCCCACTGGCTGAGCCGGGGCACCCGCATTACGGCCATGGACCTTCCGCCTACTATCCACGATTTTGGCGGCTTCCCACCGGAGCTGTTTGCCGTGCAGTACCCCGCACCCGGCAGCCCCGACCTGGCCAAAGAAACGGCAAAGATCATCCGGTCGGTACACGTGGAGGAAGACCACGACTGGGGCCTGGACCATGGCGCCTGGACGGTGGTGCGCCAGATGTACCCGGACGCGAAGATCCCTGTGCTGCAACTCAGCATTGACTATACCAAACCACCCCAATACCATTATGAACTGGCCCGGGAGCTGATGGCATTGCGCCGCAAAGGTGTGTTGATCATGGGCAGTGGTAACATGGTGCACAACCTGCGCATGGTAGCATGGGAGATGATCAATGGAGGCGGCTATGACTGGGCACTGGAGATCAATGATCAGTTCAAACACCTCATCCAGACCGGTGACCACCAGTCGCTGATCCGGTACGACCAGCTGGGCCGTGCCGCACAACTGGCCATTCCTACACCAGAGCATTACCTGCCCCTGCTTTATACGCTGGGCCTGCAGCAATCCGGTGAGGAAATAAGTCTCTTCAATGACAAGGCCGTGGGAGGCTCCCTCACCATGACCTCCGTGAAAATAGGATAGTACACGCTTGCCAATAAATAAGAAAAGGCTGTCGCACATAAAAGCGGACGGCCTTTTTTAGTGCCGGTATGGAACTACCACGATCGTCCCATCGGACGATCGCTGAGTATACGCCGGTTATCTATAGGCGATAGGACCGCGTTATTTCACCCACTTCACCTTCTCGGTGAGGGGCTTGATGCGGCGCCCTGCGGGCAATTCCTCCCCCGGATAGCCCAGGTAGAGAAGGCCCAGCACCTTGTCCGCCTCCCCTAGCTCCAGGTATTGGTGCAGGGCAGGGGAGTAGGTCATACCGCCTGTGCTCCAGAAGCTGGCCAGGTCGTAAGCGGTGGCAGCCAGCAGCAGGTTTTGCACGGCGCAGGCCACGGCTTCCACTTCTTCAATTTCCGGGATCTTCGGGTTATCCCCCCGCTTCATGCAGGCTACAATCACGTGAGATGCCTTCTCACCATGCTGTAACAGTTTATCATAGTTGCCCTGCAAGAATTTTTCCGGTGGTGTGTTAGCCTTGTAGAGCGCTGCGTGTTGGGCACAGAATTCTTTTACTTTGTCACCACTGTATACAACAAAGTACCAGGGCTCCGTATAGCCATGGGTGGGCGCCCAGTCGGCCAGTTCCAGCAGGTGCTGTACGGTGTGGTCTGCTATTTTGCGGCCGCTCATGTTGGCCGGCTTTACGCTGCGCCGTTGCGTAATGAGTAGCTCCAGGGTAGTTGATTTTTCCATGCGTTGTTTTTATGGTAGTTTTTCCAGCAGTGCTTCCGGTATGCGCACTACTTTGCGGGTGCTGTAATCAAAACAGAGAATGCCGGTTTTGGCGGTAGCAATGATGAAGGTCTTGCCATTGCGGGTGGTGCTGAGGCGGTACACGATGTCAAAGCTCATGGCGGTAACATCTGCTGCGCCTACTTCCACGGTGAATACATCCCCGTGAAAACCCTCCGCCTGGTACATAATGGCTACATCAGCCATGATGATGCCGGTACCAAAAACATCCAGCTCTCCTTTGCAGCCCAGGTGTTGCAGGAATTGCACCCTCACCTCGTGCAGCATGGAGAGTATGGCATCATTGCCCACATGACCGCCGTAATTCACATCTGTAATGCGTACAGGAATGCTGGTATGAAATAAAACCTTTTCGGGAAAGGTAAGTTTGATCCTTGCCATAAATGTTGTGTAGACGAATGTTTGCGTATCATATTTTACGCATTGGCCTGCAGCCAGTCAATTAATTTTTTAGTAGCCTTTGCACGGTGGCTGTACTGGTTCTTTTCCGCCATGGCCATGGTGGCAAAAGAACGGTCTGCGCCTGCCGGCTGGAAAATAGGGTCATAGCCAAAGCCTTCCCCACCCTGGGCTTCAGGGAGGATGGTGCCCGGGCATACGCCTTCAAACTGGTATTCTTTTCCTTTCCAGACGAGGGAGATCACCGTGCGGAATTGTGCCTGCCGGTTGGCTTGCCCCTGCATTTCCTGCAGCACCTTTTGAATATTGTCTGCTGAAGATTTCTGCTCACCGGCATAACGGGCAGAGAACACGCCGGGGGCACCATTCAGCGCCTTCACTTCCAGGCCGGTATCTTCCCCAAAACAATCCTGTCCTGTCATGTTGAAAATAGTACGGGATTTTTCGGAGGCGTTTTCCTCCAGGGTATGGTGGGGCTCGGGAATGTCAATATCAATGCCTGCTTCTTCCAGGGTTATGATGTTAAAGGCATCGCCCAGCATGGCGCGGATCTCTTTTACCTTATTTTTATTGTTGGTAGCAAATACTAATGTGTGCATGCGGTGATTTTAAATGCCGAGCAATTGTTTCAAACTATTCCAGAGGCGGCCTTTCATTACTTTATCTTCCGCGATCACGGCCAGGTCGTGGCTGTACAGCAGGCTGGTGTGGCCGGCCTGGCTCACCTGGTAGCGTTCCACGCCCTGTAGCGCCAGCGTGGCCGGGTCTACGCCAAAAAAGATACAATACTGCATAGGCACGGCCTGCTGCAGCGCCGTGAACGTTGCTCCCGGATAGGCGTGGAGGTTCACCAGCGCCACGTCCTGCATGCCCAGCTTACAGGCATTTAGTATATTTGTGAGGAGATGGAAGAGCGCATCATTCAGGTACACTTCGTTTGCATTGCTGATCAGGAGCACAATTTTTTTCTGGTTGTCACCTAGAAATTTAACAGGCGGCAGGGCAGCAGCGGGCGCCTCCGTTACCTTTGGCGTTGCGGGCGCTGTGGCTCCAATAGCCGGTGCAGCGGGCTTTTCGCCCGGGATGATTGCCTGGTGCTGGTAGATCCTGGCCAGGAAATACGGATCAAATTGTAGATGCTCTAAAGACATGCCCGGTGGTTTTATGGAAAAAAGCTGTTTATTTGCAAATCCGGTTCCACTAGAAGTTTATATAAAAAACTGCTCGACAATTTTAAAATATAAAAATACTGGCCGGTTAAATGCCCGGTTATTGAATATTTTCAATTTGCGGTTTACAGGCGAAAGTGTAAAAATATTGAGATAAAACTGATTAACCATGATGGTAGATACTCCAATGGCAAAATCCACCGCAATGCAGGAGGCCAACGAAAAGATCAAAGTGACCCGCACCACCGCCAGCCGGCTTGCAGAGGTTGATTTTGAACACCTTGTTTTCGGGAAAAAATATGCTGACCACATGCTGGTAGCAGATTTTGACGGCAAGGAATGGAAAAATGCGGAGATCCTGCCTTTCGGCAATTTTTCCGTAAGCCCGTCCAATGCCGCATGGCATTACGGCCAGGCTATTTTTGAAGGCATCAAGGCCTACAAAGATCCCCAGGGCAATCCCATGATCTTCCGTCCGTATGATAACTACGCCCGTTTCCTGACCTCTGCCGAGCGCATGGGCATGCCTGCCATCCCCGAGTGGTTGTTCATTGGCGGCCTGGCAAAGCTGGTCGATATTGACCGTGACTGGGTGCCCACCGGCGAAGGTTGCTCCCTTTACCTGCGTCCCTTCATGATCGCGGCAGATGAATTCATTGGCGTGCGCCCGTCTGAGACCTACAAATTTGCGGTGATCAATTCACCCTCCGGTCCTTATTTCAATAAGCCCATCCACCTGCTGGTGCAGGATAAGTATATACGTGCCTTCCCCGGCGGCGTAGGCTTTGCCAAGGCGGCCGGCAACTACGGGGGCACCATGTACCCCACTATGCAAGCCCGCAAGCAGGGCTACGACCAGATCCTCTGGGTAGATGGCTATGAGCACAAATACCTGCAGGAATGCGGCACCATGAATGTGTTTGCCATCATTGGCAACACCGCCATTACCCCGGACCTGTCACAGGGCACCATCCTGGCCGGCGTAACCCGTGCCAGCGTAATTGATCTGCTGTCAGACATGGGCCTGGCCGTGGAAGAGCGCCCTATCTCCATCGATGAGATCATTGATGCCCATAAGGCAGGCACCCTGCGCGAGGTATTTGGTACCGGCACTGCCTCCAGCGTGGCCTACGTGGAGCAGCTGGATTACAAGGAGACCAAGATCCACCTGGATACCACCAAATATGCCGTAGGAGCGGAAGTGATCAAACGCCTGGACGCCATCCGCACCGGCCGTGCTGAAGATACCCGTGGGTGGAACTATAAGATTTAATATCAAGGCATTATAAAAGCAGTGGAAGGCCATCCGGGACAAAAGGATGGCTTTTTGCTTACTGGTAGCGGCATTCAGGGAAATTTTCCTATATTTGCCTCCCGGTAAAAAGGTAAGACATTGACTTACGCAGCTTTTCTCGAATCCCTGGAGCAGCCTGTTCCGCCGGCATCCCTGCCAGCCCTGCTACAATCACTGTGGTGGGATCGCAAAGGAGACTGGCACCAGGCACACGGACTGGCAGATATTCCCGGCGCTCCGGCGGCGTGGGTACATGCCTATCTCCACCGGAAAGAGGGAGACCCGGGGAATGCGGCATATTGGTACCGGCGGGCGGGCAAACCCGTATCGGAGGCCAGTTTACAGCGGGAATGGGAGCAGATCACCCTGGCCCTGCTGGAGGCGCAGCCCGATGGGGCACATTAAATTTTCAAATTATCAACAAAGTATTTTGTTATTCACAAGGATAGTTATACCTTTGCCCTCCCAAATCCTTATTCGGGGATCGGATGTCACTTTAATCAGACAGAATAAAAAACTAGGTTAAGAATGCCTACTATACAACAATTAGTAAGAAAAGGAAGAGAAATTATCCGGGCTAAATCTAAGTCCAGAGCTTTAGATAGCTGTCCGCAGCGTCGTGGTGTATGTACCCGTGTGTACACTACCACCCCGAAAAAGCCGAACTCCGCTTTGCGTAAGGTTGCGAAAGTGCGTTTGACTAACAAGGTTGAGGTGATCGCATACATCCCCGGTGAAGGTCACAACCTGCAGGAGCACTCCATCGTGCTGATCCGCGGTGGTCGTGTAAAAGACCTGCCAGGTGTGCGTTATCACATCGTTCGTGGTTCTCTGGATACTGCTGGTGTAAAAGACCGTAAGCAGAGCCGTTCTAAATACGGAACCAAGAAAGTAAAAGTTAAAAAATAATAAGATTACAAATTTTTCGAATAAATGAGAAAGCAAGCAGCGAAAAAGATGCCTCTGGCTCCGGATCCTCGGTTCAACGACAAACAGGTTACCCGGTTTGTAAATAACGTAATGGAACAGGGAAAAAAGAGCATCGCTTATAAAATATTTTACGATGCTGTGGACAAGGTGAGCTCTATTACTGGTGAAAACGGTTACGAAGTGTGGAAGAAAGCACTGGTAAACGTAACACCCGCTGTAGAAGTAAGAAGCCGCCGTATCGGTGGTGCTACCTTCCAGATCCCTGCGGAAGTACGTCCCGACAGAAAGATCTCCCTGAGCATGAAATGGCTGATCCGTTATGCTACTGAAAGAAATGGTAAGAGCATGGCTGAAAAGCTGGCGAATGAGATCGTAGCAGCAAGCAAGGGTGAAGGTGCCGCTTTCAAGAAGAAAGAAGATACACACCGTATGGCGGAAGCTAACAAGGCTTTCTCTCACTTCAGAGTATAGTTGTAGCCCGTAAGGGCAAACTCAATATATTTGGCGAACAGTCCTGGTACTCCGGGACTGTTCGCCTTTTTTGTTTGGGATGCGGGCAACCATAAATCCGCAATGACTAACATCCCATCCTCACGCAACGCTTACTTCCATAAAAAAAGCGGGCGCACACGCGCCCGCTTTTCTACCGTTATTAACCTGTCCTATTTCACATTCACCAGCACTTTGATCTTCCCTTCTCCACGCACCAGTTCCTCCAGTGCCTTCCCAATAGCCTGTCCCGGTTTCAATTTCTCCGGGTCTGCTTTCATGGCATAACCCGCCTTGCTGGCTGTTACCAGGATATCGCCGCGGTGTATGGCACCGCCTTCATC encodes the following:
- the asnB gene encoding asparagine synthase (glutamine-hydrolyzing), with the protein product MCGIGGILFSADTGPVLRKKIETISKAQRHRGPDDERTLVLGQHALCHQRLSLLDAAGGAQPFTDPSGRYHIVYNGEIYNHATLREVLRPHYDFHTRCDTEVVLAAYMVWGEACLDRFNGMFSFLIWDQQNQQAFAARDPLGVKPLAYLVRQDTFYFASEVKALLRVLDQAPLPDTSRLAEFVIAPSLSGNGVNTIFQDIRYLEPGTLLRFGQDGLRLKTWYQFNWQTSNRDEYTLISEIDDALQQSVRLSIRADVPVGAFLSGGLDSSLLATLAAQHSTQAIEAFTVAFENHDQINFDPGTIVNSDDLPFAKQVARQVKAGFHQVTIQHPSLENSLRELARINERIPVWEQEFSQHHLSRAASRHVKAVLVGDAADETNYGYYFLLNNQVNHSPLGLMNLFGAEKRATMLSPKLRRELDPLQQLDAEYRQLVCKAGVQFGRCETENILAMSVLVNRRWLARLLHNGDIHTMHFGLEARVPFANRNMLYAVSQVGPALGFKMGVEKYMLRQVALRHMPATLALRKKSSLPRDPRLGAAYQAILQQLLAGKHDFIDTYLDRKALETLSRQPTIPEADRLLLFNMISLIQWASHYVQ
- a CDS encoding NUDIX hydrolase; this encodes MVKKTPGISVAVDAVVFGYAKSEGVSVLLIRRKYPPFKDEWAIPGGFVGEDESLETAVKRELREETGIEVKYLEQLYTFGAPERDPRQRIISVAYFALVKTSRFMALKADTDASVAQWFNINELPALAFDHKNILEKAIQRVQAKLRYEPIGFELLDKKFPFSDLESLYAALLGRDIDRRNFKKKILSLEILDELDEYAKNEGAGRPGKMFSFNKQRYTQLQKEGILFEI
- a CDS encoding nicotinate phosphoribosyltransferase, whose amino-acid sequence is MYTDNIILMADAYKYSHHKLYYPGTNKIYSYLESRGGLFGETAFFGLQYIIKKYFTGAVVNKEAIDQAEALLNGVFGRNDVFDRRKFDYILEKHGGYLPVCIKAVKEGSIIPVRNVLMTIENTDPECYWLTNFLETILMQTWYPSSVATLSFHIRQIVENYYAETASATALGGTPFVLNDFGFRGTSSGESAGIGGMSHLLNFKGSDTVIAAVYAQKFYGASSVMAASVPATEHSIMTLLGEEGELEVMQNILKAYPTGIISVVSDSYDIFRAAAEYWGGAMKEDILQRQGTLVIRPDSGDPVQTLLHLFGILMEKFGCTINEKGYKVLPPQVRVIQGDGINIDSIRSIYKALKDAGISAENLVLGMGGALLQRLDRDSQQFAIKCSYAEINGQPVNVQKHPVEMNDAGKMVQSFKTSKSGRQQLVLTPEGYRTIPETESSPYANELETVFENGILLRDEKFESVQERINAHLKR
- a CDS encoding phosphotransferase enzyme family protein; its protein translation is MDNVFAYTELLPAHFGIRPLSVTALGGYSNRNALVQAANGAYVARLARHNRRADSVRAEEHVLQSLEAQGYRHAPRLVKHPGPPLQWQHRFVHVFYLQPGNIPCKWWQHCSSEQLALLFKELAGLHQAMYDILSVHDTHQGVYQWYRMPAQPPAVLEQTKAGRYVLKHWERFCEAAYKLQQAVALQFPWDAARYQWIHGDIQLENVLFDKEVLTAFLDFEMVKWDACEKDVIFSAFRVCKEGPEDGTFRYDANRLRSAIAHYRQAETRLHSGFFDLYEALWKPFFCLDQALVYLHNAFDQVWVLDDNIGFMPCFDEVLHYYEW
- a CDS encoding adenylyltransferase/cytidyltransferase family protein, whose protein sequence is MRALLALDWRHFTDAQLQEILRLEQEYDELIFVISRPEGLLEGHSPMLCSQLMPALQATLGQHLQKPFCLLPIPGKGLPDHYHWLRWRILCPAFVHAFTSNAAEREAMELTLRVPVTVIPSGGAPVIMPALAPVKRGIFITRAQPFHNGHAAYLEQMKAEVDEAIVIVGVANQSHTAKDFATAGERLEMIKPYLDQCWPGRHYLAALPYSGFSLENFYELEYVLPAFHIVYTINTSTITYAHTAGYPVKNLNTSMEVSGTRVRACMVQDQPYDHLVPESVHRYLTYTNLATRLKQLLEKENR
- a CDS encoding NUDIX domain-containing protein; its protein translation is MKSTGVIIARFQTPYLHEGHHHLIRHVTGLHHRTVLVLGTAPVRSSKHNPFDFYTREAMIKADYPAIPVLPLRDYTDDKVWSEQLDALLTNTFPGEKFILYGSRDSFAKAYSGKLATATLPAFGEFSATSVRETHSDQPLTTRDFRLGINYAIYNRYDIVYPTVDIALLNAGHTQLLLGKKPNEATWRLPGGFADPTDESYEAAAARELQEECGALETTPMQYLGSVKIDDWRYRGETDKILSLLFTATLLSGTPQANDDLEALQWFDTSALPIMLEKEIINAAHLPFINKILAHLNA